The following nucleotide sequence is from Cicer arietinum cultivar CDC Frontier isolate Library 1 chromosome 2, Cicar.CDCFrontier_v2.0, whole genome shotgun sequence.
atagggggaccaaaagtgcaattaaacctattTTTTTTAGGTAAAATGATGAACACTACTAAAAATTCACACACAATTCTAAAGTTCTGGATGACTATTCGTGATGATGTCTATTGAGTTAAGTTAAGGCTAAGGACAATTTTTCCCAAAATTACAAACTGAACATTAgtgtttcataaaaaaataaaacacagcctcacctttgaaaaaaaaaatttaaaagtaattttggGAATAATACAATTAAGGTGAATGATTCTAAAGTCTATTTGGGAGAAATAACAAATTCATAATTGTATCTGGTTGTGGCGAACATAATGTTAAATAGAATTTCTTAAACATGTTAAATAATCAGAGTTTGGTTGTGAGAGTTGAGAAATGGTGATTCGTGATTACACTACTTTCCACTTTCCTcttttaaagaaagaaaattatgaaaaatagtGCATTCACATGAAAGCATTGTTTGGCTCTCAAGGTGTATGGGAGattgttgaaaaatgaaatggTGAACCACAAGATGAAGAAGGATTGTCTCAAGTTGCGAAGGAGACTTTGACAAAAACAAGGAAGAAGGATCAACAAGCTCTTACTCTCATTCATCAATGTTTGGGTGATTCTATGTATGAGAAGGTTGTCGATGCTACAAATTCAATGGAAGCTTGGAAGATTTTGGAAAAATCACTTCAAGGCATTGACAAAGTGAATCAGATAAGACTTCAATCTCTAAGGGGAGATTTCGAAGCTTTGAAGATGAAGGATTTCAAATCAATTTCAGATTATTGCTCAAGGGTGAAGACaattgttaatcaaatgaaGAGATATGGAGACAAGATAGAAGATGTTCATGTAGCGGAGAAAATTATTCGTTCCTTGACTCTTAAGTTTGATTATGTGGTGTGTGTTATTGAGGAATCGGAAGATCTTGACTCAATGTCCATTGAGGAATTACAAGGTTCATTGCAagctcaaaaaaaaaatgaagaaaaggcAAGAGGATCTATTAGAGCAAGTTTTCAAGATCAAAGTTTCGTTGAAGGATGACAGAGGATTCAATATTCAAAACGGACATGGACGTGAACAAGGAAGAGGACGAGGACATGGTCGTGGCCAAGGAGGAAGAGAAAGAGGTTTCAACCGTGAATCAAACTACGAAGAAAGAAGTCACTCATCACCAAAAATTCGTGGAAGAGGAAAAGGTTATGGCTATCATCAAAGTGAAATGAGGTGTGACAAATCTAAAGTTGAATGTTATAATTGTCATGAATTTGACCATTTTTCTTGGGAATGTCGTAATGCTCCTAATCAAGAGGAAGAATAGGTTAATTTTATTGACGAAGATGAAGAGTCAACTTTGTTGCTAAACTCATGGAAGAAGAGAGAGATACTAATAGTTCAA
It contains:
- the LOC140919471 gene encoding uncharacterized protein, whose protein sequence is MYEKVVDATNSMEAWKILEKSLQGIDKVNQIRLQSLRGDFEALKMKDFKSISDYCSRVKTIVNQMKRYGDKIEDVHVAEKIIRSLTLKFDYVVCVIEESEDLDSMSIEELQGSLQAQKKNEEKARGSIRASFQDQSFVEG